The following proteins are encoded in a genomic region of Arachis stenosperma cultivar V10309 chromosome 4, arast.V10309.gnm1.PFL2, whole genome shotgun sequence:
- the LOC130974988 gene encoding uncharacterized protein LOC130974988 yields the protein MGNDKRPTEEDEAVLNKKEPEKLKEKNDQPQNSRKGKHVIKQSSQEQRQGVKAHTPPLPYSQRFNKETKDQHFLKFLEVFKKLEINIPLDETLEQMPLYTKFLKELINKTRSWHEKETTMLTEECSAVIQRGILPKLKDTGSFVVSYTIGKMTLEKALCNLGASINLMPLSIMRKLAIEEIKPTRMSLVMADRSIKTPNRVMENLLVKVGEFIFLQTL from the coding sequence ATGGGCAATGACAAAAGGCCAACGGAGGAAGATGAAGCTGTACTAAATAAGAAAgaaccagagaagcttaaagaaaAGAATGACCAGCCACAAAATTCAAGGAAAGGGAAGCATGTAATAAAGCAATCATCTCAAGAACAAAGGCAAGGAGTAAAGGCTCACACACCTCCTTTGCCATATTCTCAAAGGTTCAACAAGGAGACCAAGGATCAACACTTCCTCAAATTCCTTGAAGTcttcaagaagttggagattAATATCCCCCTGGATGAAACATTAGAGCAGATGCCTCTATATACAAAGTTCTTGAAAGAGCTTATCAATAAAACGAGAAGTTGGCATGAGAAGGAAACCACTAtgctcactgaagaatgcagtgctgTGATCCAAAGAGGTATCTTACCAAAGCTCAAAGACACAGGGAGCTTTGTGGTTTCATACACCATAGGCAAGATGACATTAGAGAAAGCTCTTTGCAATCTAGGTGCTAGTATCAATTTGATGCCCCTCTCAATAATGAgaaagcttgccatagaagaaatcaaaCCTACCAGGATGTCACTGGTGATGGCCgacagatcaatcaagacaCCCAATAGAGTTATGGAAAATCTATTAGTGAAGGTTGGAGAGTTCATCTTCctgcagactttgtga